Proteins encoded by one window of Polyangiaceae bacterium:
- the fdhD gene encoding formate dehydrogenase accessory sulfurtransferase FdhD produces MSSAVTRTPLVRHGAGAAGEVSDWVVVEEPLEIRIAGEPLVVTMRTPGHDHELAAGLLLSEGLIASRADLGTMSHCGRVDSEEYGNVLDVVGAPGVVLEVPESSGRRLPMTASCGICGRQSIDALFERVGTLTDSLVVRAARIVELSRGLSAAQPGFERTGGLHAAGIAAPNGAYLCVREDIGRHNAVDKAIGRLLLDDALPSGGVLVVSGRTSFEIVHKAWVARIPVLVAVSAPSSLSIATARRAGITLIGFSRGDGFNVYTHAQRIV; encoded by the coding sequence GTGAGCTCCGCCGTCACCCGCACCCCGCTGGTGCGTCACGGAGCTGGAGCCGCAGGCGAGGTGTCCGACTGGGTGGTCGTGGAAGAGCCGCTGGAGATCCGCATCGCCGGAGAGCCGCTGGTCGTGACCATGCGCACGCCGGGACACGATCACGAGCTCGCCGCGGGGCTCTTGCTGTCGGAGGGCTTGATCGCGTCGCGCGCGGACCTCGGAACCATGTCGCACTGTGGCCGAGTGGACTCCGAGGAATATGGCAACGTGCTCGACGTAGTGGGCGCGCCGGGCGTCGTGCTGGAAGTTCCCGAGAGCAGCGGGCGACGCTTGCCGATGACCGCTTCCTGCGGCATCTGCGGTCGGCAGAGCATCGACGCGCTGTTCGAGCGCGTGGGGACGCTCACGGATTCACTCGTGGTACGCGCTGCTCGGATCGTCGAGCTTTCCCGCGGGCTGTCGGCAGCGCAACCCGGCTTCGAGCGTACCGGCGGCCTGCATGCGGCCGGGATCGCGGCCCCGAACGGAGCCTACCTCTGCGTGCGGGAGGACATCGGCCGCCACAACGCGGTCGACAAGGCCATCGGTCGTCTGTTGCTCGATGACGCCCTGCCCTCCGGAGGCGTGTTGGTCGTCAGCGGTCGCACGTCCTTCGAGATCGTCCACAAGGCCTGGGTTGCTCGCATCCCCGTGCTGGTCGCTGTTTCCGCGCCCAGCTCCCTGTCGATCGCGACGGCGCGCCGCGCGGGCATCACGCTCATCGGCTTCAGCCGGGGCGACGGCTTCAACGTCTACACGCACGCCCAACGTATCGTCTAG
- a CDS encoding aminotransferase class I/II-fold pyridoxal phosphate-dependent enzyme: MMNKRASGTRRAARTLVDAVENAMVQAENAGLVLHKAQGQAYTGETLELTTGSMKNLGSCSYMGLELRPELKQGTIDATERYGTQFSYSRAFVSSPLYEELEELLGQMTGGQVMVAPSTTLAHIGALPVLVEPGDAVIVDQFAHASLQTAVGLLKGIPVTGVVHSRMELLEQKLEELSVEHNRVWYVLDGLYSMLGDFFPAKELEQLLRQYPKLHLYIDDAHSTSWTGTHGRGFALEHLADRSRVIVALSLNKAFSAAGGALVFPDATLRTRVRRCSGPMMFSGPVQPPMLGAAVASARLHLTPEFADLQERLLERIDLVLSLSQSLDVGLPTHDRTPVFFVRCGKEDVTYGIVQALWKRGFYVSPSAFPAVPLGRAGLRFTISMHNSFEDLRAFMAALSEELTRAGVAMLPRRAQAG; encoded by the coding sequence ATGATGAACAAGAGAGCTTCCGGTACGCGACGCGCTGCTCGCACTTTGGTGGATGCAGTGGAGAACGCCATGGTGCAAGCGGAGAACGCAGGACTCGTCTTGCACAAGGCGCAGGGTCAAGCCTACACCGGCGAAACCCTCGAACTGACGACGGGCTCGATGAAGAACCTGGGCAGCTGTAGCTACATGGGCCTCGAGCTCCGGCCGGAGCTCAAGCAAGGCACCATCGACGCTACCGAGCGCTACGGCACCCAGTTCTCCTATTCGCGCGCCTTCGTCAGCTCTCCCCTCTATGAAGAGCTCGAAGAGCTGCTGGGTCAGATGACCGGTGGCCAGGTGATGGTGGCGCCGTCCACCACGTTGGCGCACATCGGAGCTTTGCCGGTACTCGTGGAGCCGGGCGACGCCGTCATCGTCGACCAGTTCGCGCACGCGAGCCTGCAGACCGCCGTCGGCCTCTTGAAGGGGATCCCGGTTACCGGCGTGGTGCACAGCCGAATGGAGCTCCTCGAGCAGAAGCTCGAAGAGCTCTCCGTGGAGCACAACCGAGTCTGGTACGTCCTCGACGGCCTGTATTCCATGCTGGGCGACTTCTTTCCAGCGAAGGAATTGGAGCAGCTGCTGCGGCAGTACCCCAAGCTCCACCTCTACATCGACGACGCGCACTCCACATCGTGGACCGGTACCCACGGTCGCGGGTTCGCACTGGAGCACCTTGCGGATCGGAGCCGGGTGATCGTCGCCTTGTCCCTCAACAAGGCGTTTTCCGCGGCAGGCGGCGCTCTGGTGTTTCCCGACGCTACGCTTCGGACCCGCGTGCGGCGCTGCTCGGGTCCGATGATGTTCTCGGGACCCGTTCAACCGCCCATGCTCGGCGCCGCGGTTGCGTCTGCGCGGCTGCACCTCACACCCGAGTTCGCTGATCTCCAGGAGCGACTGTTGGAACGTATCGATCTGGTGCTGTCGCTCTCCCAATCCCTCGACGTTGGCCTGCCCACCCACGACCGGACCCCGGTCTTCTTCGTGCGTTGCGGGAAGGAAGACGTCACCTACGGCATCGTTCAAGCGCTGTGGAAGCGGGGCTTCTACGTTTCTCCGAGCGCGTTCCCGGCAGTTCCCCTCGGGCGGGCAGGCCTGCGTTTCACCATCTCCATGCATAACAGCTTCGAGGATCTGCGCGCCTTCATGGCGGCTCTCTCCGAAGAGCTCACGCGGGCTGGCGTGGCCATGCTCCCGCGTCGCGCTCAGGCCGGTTAG
- a CDS encoding DUF4202 domain-containing protein — protein MDRFNLAVTELRRLSAEDPSREQGQPRELLHADRLSEWLERIAPEASEALRLSAYCQHFLRFKWPRSRFPEGREGYLRWRKEAQVFHAAEAEKVLRTVGYGDDMVEAVRRIVQKRNLKHDRDVQVMEDALCLSFLEHELGAFAAKHDDEKVVHILKTTWRKMSTDGQVRARELSADLPANLQTLLARALANAS, from the coding sequence ATGGATCGCTTCAACCTCGCCGTCACCGAGCTCCGACGCCTGAGCGCGGAAGATCCGAGTCGAGAGCAGGGTCAGCCGCGTGAGCTGCTGCACGCGGATCGCCTTTCCGAGTGGCTCGAGCGTATCGCGCCCGAGGCTTCCGAAGCTCTGCGTCTTTCCGCCTATTGTCAGCACTTTCTGCGCTTCAAATGGCCTCGTTCTCGCTTTCCAGAAGGGAGAGAGGGCTACCTGCGTTGGCGCAAGGAAGCCCAGGTCTTTCACGCTGCGGAGGCGGAGAAAGTACTTCGCACAGTGGGCTATGGGGACGACATGGTCGAAGCCGTTCGGCGCATCGTTCAGAAACGAAATCTGAAGCACGACAGAGACGTGCAAGTGATGGAAGACGCGTTGTGTCTTTCGTTTCTCGAGCACGAGCTCGGCGCCTTCGCCGCCAAGCACGACGACGAAAAAGTGGTTCACATACTGAAGACCACATGGCGCAAGATGAGCACCGACGGTCAAGTCCGCGCGCGTGAGCTTTCAGCAGATTTGCCCGCAAACTTGCAGACTCTTCTCGCTCGAGCGCTGGCAAACGCAAGTTGA
- a CDS encoding VWA domain-containing protein: MRKRARSAAFAAATALTLGYVGCGSDDPGNSTFGSGGSSAASGSGGGTAADSGILFGGSGGGTGATGGSGGNAGDACASTVVGGSLVHANLLFVVDRSGSMNCNLPTDGQSTAECEQSPVPKFPSQPTKWELTRDALKQALDDIQAGGNASVGMVSFPISGSECIPTESPDVGVLPMDATQNAALKGFLDGISPKGQTPLVGATILSYKHLYEQLKTGALDGNLFVVVITDGFETCKPSAISGLLTQDIPNARSVNIRTFVIGVPGSEDGRALLSEIAYQGGTPTSSSCTHDPSPPGPADVGDCHFDMTTSTNLSQDLQAALAVISGTALSCEIDMPGVKPGQKIDYDSVKVKNNGADIPKDDSTPCDQGADGWQFDASKSKILLCGSACDDAKKPGTTLSIDLGCLSNIR; this comes from the coding sequence ATGAGAAAGCGAGCTCGAAGCGCCGCCTTTGCCGCGGCCACGGCGCTGACCCTCGGCTACGTCGGTTGTGGCAGCGACGATCCCGGCAACAGCACTTTCGGAAGCGGCGGCAGCTCCGCGGCTTCCGGATCGGGCGGTGGCACGGCCGCAGACTCGGGTATCCTGTTCGGCGGCTCGGGGGGCGGCACCGGCGCCACCGGGGGCAGCGGAGGCAACGCCGGCGATGCGTGCGCGTCCACCGTGGTCGGCGGCAGTTTGGTGCACGCCAACCTGCTGTTCGTGGTCGACCGCAGCGGCAGCATGAACTGCAACCTGCCGACGGACGGGCAGAGCACCGCCGAGTGCGAGCAGAGCCCCGTGCCGAAATTCCCGAGCCAACCCACGAAGTGGGAGCTCACTCGCGATGCGCTCAAGCAGGCCCTGGACGACATCCAAGCCGGCGGAAACGCCAGCGTGGGCATGGTCAGCTTCCCCATCTCGGGGAGCGAGTGCATCCCCACGGAAAGCCCAGACGTGGGCGTGCTGCCCATGGACGCGACGCAGAACGCCGCGCTCAAGGGGTTCCTGGACGGCATCTCACCCAAGGGGCAGACGCCCCTCGTCGGCGCCACCATCCTCTCCTACAAGCACCTGTACGAGCAGCTCAAGACGGGCGCTCTCGACGGCAACCTGTTCGTGGTGGTGATCACCGATGGCTTCGAGACCTGCAAGCCGAGCGCCATCTCCGGGCTCCTGACGCAGGACATCCCCAACGCCCGCTCGGTGAACATCCGGACCTTCGTCATCGGCGTGCCCGGCAGCGAAGACGGCCGCGCGTTGCTCTCCGAGATCGCCTACCAGGGGGGAACGCCCACCAGCTCATCCTGCACCCACGATCCGTCCCCGCCCGGCCCCGCCGACGTGGGGGACTGCCACTTCGACATGACGACCAGCACCAACCTGAGCCAGGACCTGCAGGCTGCGCTGGCGGTCATCAGTGGCACGGCGCTCTCCTGCGAGATCGACATGCCCGGCGTGAAGCCCGGCCAGAAGATCGACTACGACTCGGTGAAGGTGAAGAACAACGGCGCCGATATCCCCAAGGACGACTCCACGCCCTGCGACCAGGGCGCCGACGGCTGGCAGTTCGACGCCAGCAAGTCGAAGATCCTGCTGTGCGGCAGCGCCTGTGACGACGCCAAGAAGCCGGGCACGACGCTGAGCATCGACCTGGGCTGCCTCAGCAACATCCGCTGA
- a CDS encoding VWA domain-containing protein, protein MRASILGLGLAMVSATLSLAVGCGSSGTISGGPEDGAAASGGQNGDSSTGGQGGGAASGGNGGAAASGGAAASGGAEAGLADVSFGYDADPEDAALSPDATCAASAIKAEPLPLDMYIILDKSGSMGTDCNVGSTGTSKWCYAINALNKFFTAPSSVGTGVALSFFSGSSCPNLTNAQVAMNTLPNHVAALNSAMNGAAPGGNTPTSAAANGIASYTAAHEQPGRKMIGVLITDGDPTSCSPTSVSQINTILANHFGTTNIPTFVIGMTGATFSNLETLANNAGAPSHTQYCGGGVSPCHFYNVANGDPQVFLAVLQAIQQTAIGCQYTIPDTDAGVIDPDKVIVEYTPGSGGPAQQLTRVNDASQCGAGGGWHYDNNANPKLIVLCPATCTAVSADQNAGIQIALGCLGS, encoded by the coding sequence ATGCGGGCATCTATTCTGGGGTTGGGTCTCGCAATGGTGTCGGCAACGCTCTCCCTCGCTGTCGGCTGCGGATCCTCGGGCACGATCAGCGGGGGACCTGAAGACGGAGCTGCCGCCAGCGGGGGACAGAACGGCGATTCGTCCACCGGCGGGCAGGGTGGGGGCGCGGCCAGCGGCGGCAACGGGGGCGCGGCGGCCAGCGGCGGTGCAGCGGCCAGCGGCGGCGCCGAAGCGGGCTTGGCCGACGTGAGCTTCGGCTACGACGCAGATCCGGAAGACGCGGCGCTTTCGCCGGACGCGACCTGCGCGGCGTCCGCCATCAAAGCCGAGCCGTTGCCCCTCGACATGTACATCATCTTGGACAAGTCCGGCAGCATGGGCACCGACTGCAACGTCGGCTCCACCGGCACCAGCAAGTGGTGCTACGCCATCAACGCGCTCAACAAGTTCTTCACGGCTCCCAGCTCCGTGGGGACCGGGGTGGCGCTGTCGTTCTTCAGTGGCAGCTCGTGTCCCAATCTCACCAACGCGCAGGTGGCGATGAACACGCTGCCCAATCACGTCGCGGCGCTCAACTCCGCGATGAACGGCGCCGCGCCGGGCGGCAACACGCCCACCTCTGCCGCCGCTAACGGCATCGCCTCCTACACGGCCGCCCACGAGCAGCCCGGTCGCAAGATGATCGGCGTGCTGATCACGGACGGCGACCCGACGTCCTGCAGTCCGACGAGTGTGAGCCAGATCAACACCATCTTGGCCAACCATTTCGGCACCACCAACATCCCCACCTTCGTGATCGGCATGACGGGCGCGACCTTCTCCAACCTGGAGACTTTGGCGAACAACGCCGGAGCGCCGTCCCACACCCAGTACTGCGGCGGCGGCGTGTCGCCGTGCCACTTCTACAACGTGGCCAACGGGGATCCGCAGGTGTTTTTGGCCGTCTTGCAGGCTATTCAGCAGACGGCCATCGGCTGCCAGTACACCATCCCGGACACCGACGCCGGGGTCATCGATCCGGACAAGGTGATCGTGGAGTACACGCCGGGGAGCGGTGGGCCTGCCCAGCAGCTGACGCGAGTGAACGACGCGTCTCAATGCGGCGCGGGTGGTGGCTGGCATTACGACAACAACGCAAACCCGAAGCTCATCGTGCTGTGCCCGGCGACGTGCACCGCGGTTTCGGCGGACCAAAATGCTGGCATCCAGATTGCGCTGGGTTGCCTGGGATCTTGA
- a CDS encoding nitrite/sulfite reductase, with the protein MSWKSALCGEIRDDWAREIDIFETQLELRQQGRIDEKLFAETRLRRGVYGQRYDNGQRHDGVATRTLPFPERPSKGPTTVWDAPGMQRIKIPFGKLGAEQLEVMAELAEEYSDSILHVTTRQDIQLHFVHIEDTPDLMRRLARVGITTREACGNSVRNVTACAYAGTCNTQAFDVTPYAHALTHFLLGHDDVQDMGRKFKIAFSGCADEPCGLTNFHDIGLVARTRSVDGRLERGFAFYLGGGLGSVPQGAKLLDEFVPVNELLPLAQAVCRVFARLGEKDNRSRARFKFLVKKLGMEELSRLIREERAGLRPDPRWTDMIENPSEVEEKPLRAASELPKQGHSPELQRWIDSNVRPQAQEGYAVATITLPLGDLTSHQARSVASLARRFTGDTLRATVDQNLLLRWVSQADIPELYQELAAIGLGEPGAGTISDVTSCPGTDTCKLGISASRGLSGELRRRLTVLNGEIPEAARGLHIKCSGCFNACGQHHVADIGFLGVSRTVSGRRVPHFQLVVGGQWSQNAGAFGLAIGAIPSKNVPTAVERLSRDYAQNREEGETYRAYVQRIGKKAVRDKVEDLTQVPPYEVDPSYYTDWGDPREYTIGDMGVGECAGEVVPFVQMGLAASEREVFEAQLLLDAGSPHDAAARAYSAMLEAARALTREKSPNVGEEPDEIVREFRTHLVDTQLFSDPFAGAKFAHFLFRTHREGINGVSEEAAHQLIEEAQLFVDAAHQCYTRLSGALS; encoded by the coding sequence ATGAGCTGGAAGAGCGCGCTTTGTGGGGAGATCCGCGACGACTGGGCGCGCGAGATCGACATCTTCGAGACCCAGCTCGAGCTCCGACAGCAGGGTCGCATCGACGAGAAGCTGTTCGCGGAGACGCGCCTCCGGCGTGGGGTCTATGGCCAGCGCTACGACAACGGTCAGCGCCACGACGGCGTGGCGACTCGAACGCTGCCGTTTCCGGAGCGCCCCAGCAAGGGCCCCACGACGGTGTGGGACGCCCCCGGCATGCAGCGGATCAAGATCCCGTTCGGCAAGCTGGGCGCGGAGCAGCTGGAGGTGATGGCGGAGCTCGCGGAGGAGTACTCGGACTCCATCCTCCACGTGACGACGCGCCAGGACATCCAGCTGCACTTCGTTCACATCGAGGACACGCCGGATCTCATGCGCCGCCTCGCGCGGGTCGGTATCACCACGCGAGAAGCCTGCGGCAACTCCGTGCGGAACGTGACGGCCTGCGCCTACGCCGGCACCTGCAACACCCAGGCGTTCGACGTCACTCCCTATGCGCATGCGCTGACGCACTTCCTCCTTGGGCACGACGACGTGCAGGACATGGGGCGCAAGTTCAAGATCGCCTTCAGCGGCTGCGCCGACGAGCCCTGCGGCCTCACGAACTTCCACGACATCGGTCTGGTGGCCCGCACGCGCAGCGTGGACGGTCGCCTAGAGCGTGGCTTCGCCTTCTATCTGGGAGGCGGACTGGGGTCGGTTCCGCAGGGGGCCAAGCTGCTGGACGAGTTCGTGCCGGTGAACGAGCTCTTGCCCTTGGCGCAGGCGGTGTGTCGCGTGTTCGCGCGGCTGGGGGAGAAGGACAATCGCTCCCGGGCGCGCTTCAAGTTCCTGGTGAAGAAGCTGGGGATGGAGGAGCTGTCCAGGCTGATCCGTGAAGAGCGCGCCGGACTTCGGCCGGATCCGCGTTGGACCGACATGATCGAAAATCCCTCGGAAGTGGAGGAAAAACCCCTGAGGGCCGCATCCGAGCTTCCCAAGCAGGGGCACTCTCCCGAGCTCCAGCGTTGGATCGATTCCAACGTGCGGCCCCAAGCGCAAGAGGGTTACGCCGTGGCCACCATCACGCTGCCCCTCGGCGACCTCACCAGTCATCAAGCGCGCTCGGTCGCGAGCCTCGCGCGGAGATTCACCGGCGACACCCTCCGGGCGACGGTCGATCAGAACCTCTTGCTGCGCTGGGTCTCCCAGGCCGACATTCCGGAGCTGTACCAGGAGCTCGCCGCCATCGGCTTGGGAGAACCGGGCGCGGGCACCATCAGCGACGTGACGTCATGCCCGGGTACGGACACCTGCAAGCTCGGGATTTCCGCTTCCCGCGGCCTATCCGGCGAGCTCCGCCGCCGCCTCACGGTGCTGAACGGGGAGATCCCCGAGGCGGCTCGCGGACTGCACATCAAGTGCAGCGGATGCTTCAACGCGTGCGGTCAACATCACGTCGCCGACATCGGCTTCTTGGGTGTCAGCCGCACCGTGAGCGGGCGCCGGGTGCCGCACTTTCAGCTGGTGGTGGGCGGGCAGTGGAGCCAGAACGCGGGCGCCTTCGGCCTCGCCATCGGTGCCATCCCGTCGAAGAACGTTCCCACCGCCGTCGAGCGCTTGAGTCGGGACTACGCGCAGAACCGCGAGGAGGGCGAGACGTATCGCGCGTACGTGCAGCGCATCGGAAAGAAGGCGGTGCGCGACAAAGTGGAGGATCTCACTCAGGTGCCCCCCTACGAGGTGGACCCCTCGTATTACACGGACTGGGGCGACCCGCGCGAGTACACCATCGGGGACATGGGCGTCGGCGAGTGTGCGGGGGAGGTCGTGCCGTTCGTCCAGATGGGCCTGGCGGCCAGCGAGCGCGAGGTGTTCGAAGCGCAGCTCTTGCTCGACGCCGGCAGCCCGCACGACGCGGCGGCGCGCGCCTACAGCGCGATGCTGGAAGCGGCGCGGGCGCTCACTCGGGAGAAGTCGCCGAATGTCGGGGAAGAGCCAGACGAGATCGTGCGGGAGTTCCGTACCCATTTGGTGGACACCCAGCTGTTCTCAGACCCGTTCGCGGGAGCCAAGTTCGCCCACTTCCTGTTTCGTACTCACCGGGAAGGTATCAACGGAGTGTCGGAAGAAGCCGCCCACCAGCTGATCGAGGAAGCCCAGTTGTTCGTGGACGCTGCCCACCAATGCTACACGCGCCTGAGCGGCGCCCTGTCCTGA